One Kineococcus aurantiacus genomic window carries:
- a CDS encoding LacI family DNA-binding transcriptional regulator — protein MSEDDDGAARAGGPDADPRVPVLADVAQLAGVSQQTVSRVVRGSPSVARRTRERVEAAIAEIGYRPNVAARTLVTRRSHRIGVVAADTSLHGVARTLAGIQDAARTAGYAVSLVMVPDLRRSSVQEALEDLRAQYVDGAVVVVPEDSSQEAVRAADAAFPCVLAPGLDGAGVADAYWAEVAAAREATDHLLDLGHRTVHHVGGPTDWAESRARSTGWRTALVERVRVVPRPVRGDWSAASGHAAVAELPLETVTAVFVANDHMAVGVLNALAAKGLRVPDDVSVVGFDDVPEAAFYAPPLTTVHQDFAAIGRRCVRVLLGRLHDRVVEPAPLTPGLVVRASTAPPPLVRRAQPG, from the coding sequence ATGTCCGAGGACGACGACGGCGCCGCCCGGGCCGGCGGCCCCGACGCCGACCCGCGCGTCCCCGTGCTCGCCGACGTCGCCCAGCTCGCCGGGGTCTCCCAGCAGACCGTCTCGCGCGTCGTGCGTGGCAGCCCCTCGGTGGCCCGCCGCACCCGCGAACGGGTCGAGGCCGCGATCGCCGAGATCGGCTACCGGCCCAACGTCGCCGCCCGCACCCTCGTCACCCGGCGCTCGCACCGCATCGGCGTCGTCGCCGCCGACACGTCCCTGCACGGCGTGGCCCGGACCCTGGCCGGCATCCAGGACGCCGCCCGCACCGCCGGGTACGCCGTCTCCCTCGTGATGGTCCCCGACCTGCGCCGCTCCAGCGTGCAGGAGGCGCTGGAGGACCTGCGGGCCCAGTACGTCGACGGAGCCGTCGTCGTCGTGCCCGAGGACTCCTCCCAGGAGGCCGTCCGCGCCGCCGACGCCGCCTTCCCCTGCGTCCTGGCCCCCGGCCTGGACGGGGCGGGCGTGGCCGACGCCTACTGGGCCGAGGTGGCCGCCGCCCGCGAGGCCACCGACCACCTGCTCGACCTCGGGCACCGCACCGTGCACCACGTCGGCGGGCCCACCGACTGGGCCGAGTCCCGGGCCCGCTCCACCGGCTGGCGCACCGCGCTGGTCGAACGGGTCCGCGTCGTGCCCCGGCCGGTGCGCGGGGACTGGTCGGCGGCCTCCGGGCACGCGGCCGTGGCCGAGCTGCCCCTGGAGACGGTCACGGCCGTCTTCGTCGCCAACGACCACATGGCCGTCGGCGTGCTCAACGCGCTGGCCGCCAAGGGGCTGCGGGTCCCCGACGACGTCTCGGTCGTCGGGTTCGACGACGTGCCCGAGGCCGCGTTCTACGCCCCGCCGCTGACCACCGTGCACCAGGACTTCGCCGCCATCGGCCGCCGGTGCGTGCGCGTCCTGCTCGGCCGGCTGCACGACCGCGTCGTCGAACCCGCCCCGCTGACCCCCGGCCTCGTCGTGCGCGCCAGCACCGCTCCCCCGCCGCTGGTGCGCCGCGCTCAGCCGGGGTAG
- the chvE gene encoding multiple monosaccharide ABC transporter substrate-binding protein, with product MKRRSALAAFGAGLALTLAACGGGGAGSDTSGSGGSEPANPSDITIGVAMPTQTSERWIADGNNVKAGLEKAGYKVDLQYANDDIPTQSQQIDQMITKGDKLLIVAAIDGTALSSQLSSAAAAGIKVISYDRLIRGSKDVDFYVSFDNYKVGVQQGTSLLTGLGLKNADGSEGTAAGPFNVELFAGSLDDNNAQFFWNGAFDTLKPYIDSGKIVVKSGQTKIDQAAILRWQQETAQKRMEDLLTSAYNDGSKVDGVLSPYDGISRGIITALSNAGYGGTGTKMPTITGQDAEIASVKLINDGVQYSTIFKDTRKLADEAVTAASAMVEGKEPEANDTETYDNGVKVVPSYLLESEIVTKENVKSALVDTEYYTQAEVDAGKAS from the coding sequence ATGAAACGCCGCAGTGCCCTGGCCGCCTTCGGTGCCGGCCTCGCCCTGACCCTCGCCGCCTGCGGCGGCGGCGGTGCGGGCTCGGACACGTCCGGCTCGGGCGGCAGCGAGCCGGCCAACCCGTCGGACATCACCATCGGCGTCGCCATGCCGACCCAGACCTCCGAGCGCTGGATCGCGGACGGGAACAACGTCAAGGCGGGTCTGGAGAAGGCCGGCTACAAGGTCGACCTGCAGTACGCGAACGACGACATCCCGACCCAGTCGCAGCAGATCGACCAGATGATCACCAAGGGTGACAAGCTGCTGATCGTCGCCGCCATCGACGGCACCGCGCTGAGCAGCCAGCTGTCCTCGGCCGCCGCGGCCGGCATCAAGGTCATCTCCTACGACCGCCTCATCCGCGGTTCGAAGGACGTCGACTTCTACGTGTCCTTCGACAACTACAAGGTCGGTGTGCAGCAGGGCACCTCGCTGCTGACCGGCCTGGGCCTGAAGAACGCCGACGGTTCCGAGGGCACCGCCGCGGGCCCGTTCAACGTCGAGCTGTTCGCCGGCTCGCTGGACGACAACAACGCGCAGTTCTTCTGGAACGGCGCCTTCGACACGCTCAAGCCGTACATCGACTCCGGCAAGATCGTCGTCAAGTCCGGCCAGACGAAGATCGACCAGGCCGCCATCCTGCGCTGGCAGCAGGAGACCGCGCAGAAGCGCATGGAGGACCTGCTCACCTCCGCCTACAACGACGGCAGCAAGGTCGACGGCGTGCTGTCGCCCTACGACGGCATCTCCCGCGGCATCATCACCGCCCTGTCGAACGCCGGGTACGGCGGGACGGGCACGAAGATGCCGACCATCACCGGGCAGGACGCCGAGATCGCCTCGGTCAAGCTCATCAACGACGGTGTCCAGTACTCCACCATCTTCAAGGACACCCGCAAGCTCGCCGACGAGGCCGTCACGGCCGCCTCGGCCATGGTCGAGGGCAAGGAGCCCGAGGCCAACGACACCGAGACGTACGACAACGGCGTCAAGGTCGTCCCGTCCTACCTCCTGGAGTCCGAGATCGTGACGAAGGAGAACGTCAAGAGCGCTCTCGTCGACACGGAGTACTACACGCAGGCCGAGGTCGACGCCGGCAAGGCCAGCTGA